The following are encoded together in the Phocoena sinus isolate mPhoSin1 chromosome 11, mPhoSin1.pri, whole genome shotgun sequence genome:
- the LOC116762209 gene encoding LOW QUALITY PROTEIN: RNA-binding protein 7-like (The sequence of the model RefSeq protein was modified relative to this genomic sequence to represent the inferred CDS: deleted 2 bases in 1 codon), which produces MKDANVLSLSFSGPGRARPNGHPCFPGTSGTVHPGTQQAGPVIKVKIPKDKDGKPKQFAFANFKREVSVPYAMNLLNGIKLFGRPIKLQFRSGSSHASQEVSLSYSQHHVGSSSPTSTSPSRYERTADNMTPSTPIIQRSFSSSENFQRQAVMNSALRQMFYGGKFGSPHLDPSVQSHNHTFNQSSTSQWGQDTPLSQRKVRQNSHPYVVDRHSREQRYTDHGSDRHYRGSRDDFFYEERNHHGQSHDYDNRRDSGSDGNWRSSRH; this is translated from the exons ATGAAAGATGCAAACGTGCTTTCCCTTTCGTTTTCCGGCCCGGGTAGGGCCCGGCCCAATGGCCATCCCTGCTTTCCTGGGACAAGCGGGACGGTCCATCCCGGCACCCAACAGGCTGGGCCagtaataaaagtgaaaattccaAAAGATAAGGATGGCAAACCAAAGCAGTTTGCGTTTGCGAATTTCAAACGTGAAGTATCTGTTCCTTATGCCATGAATCTGCTTAACGGAATCAAACTTTTTGGAAGGCCCATCAAACTTCAGTTTAGATCAGGAAGTAGCCATGCCTCACAGGAGGTCAGTTTGTCATATTCCCAGCATCATGTTGGAAGTTCAAGCCCTACTTCCACATCTCCCAGCAGGTACGAAAGGACAGCGGATAACATGACTCCATCAACACCAATAATTCaaagatctttttcttcttccgAAAATTTTCAGAGACAAGCAGTGATGAACAGTGCTTTGAGACAGATGTTCTATGGAGGGAAATTTGGTTCTCCACATCTGGATCCATCAGTTCAGTCACATAATCATACTTTTAACCAGTCTTCAACCTCCCAGTGGGGCCAAGATACACCATTATCACAGCGAAAAGTCAGACAGAATTCTCATCCTTACGTAGTGGATAGACATAGCCGTGAACAGCGCTACACTGATCATGGGTCCGACCGTCATTACAGAGGAAGCAGAGATGATTTCTTCTATGAAGAGAGAAATCAC CATGGCCAGAGCCATGACTATGATAACAGAAGAGACAGTGGTAGCGATGGAAATTGGCGCTCATCTCGACACTAA